The sequence below is a genomic window from Maylandia zebra isolate NMK-2024a linkage group LG18, Mzebra_GT3a, whole genome shotgun sequence.
CTGGTGATCATTATGATCGGGAATGCGGCTGCTTCTTTCTTGTTGGAGGTACGGCTCAGAAACCACCACACCCTGCCTGCTTGCTGTGATTGAGCTCCTTTTAAAATTGCAAACTGTGATTTGCATGCtttaatttagtttattttgcatgtgatttcttgctttctttcttaCCGAGTAAGTGTCGGTGGTGCATCACTGCTAAGTAATGAAATCAGTGAatcatttttttctccatttaagATGTTTTCGACTTTCTGATTTTCATAATCAGCTGATTCTCAAGTTCCTGAAATCTTCCATAGATTTTGATCCTTGACATCATCTTGTGGAGGCTAGTTTTCAGAGGCAATCACAGGGCAAGTCGCCCCGCAGAGTCCTCCTCTGCTCACACGCCGCAGGTTGGGAAGCTTTTCACTACACTTTCTGTTCTTTCACTGTGTAGACAGTAGCATGTTATCCTTAACCTCGATtctcctgcttttttttcttctcattttacAACAATAACACGGATTACATagccaaaaaaaagttaacattTACACCATTGAGCAGGTCATGAATGACCAAGTCTAGCTCATTCTATGAACCCATCAGCTTCAAGCTCTTTTTTTCAGTCACCAATGGTTATAATGTCTTATTGGGGCCATTGTAGGCTTAGATACATAAATATGGGGCTGGGAGTGTTGGTAATATTCAAACAgccaaaaacaacaattttaaTCCATGATTAAATCCATAAATTCACAAAAAAGTGACAGAAAATGACGCATTGGAgatggtggtggtcagagggcccggtggcgccagtgtccggcagcctcgcctctgtcagtgtgccccagggcagctgtggctacaatgtagcttgctatcgccagtgtgtgaatgtgtgtgtgtgaatgggtgaatgactgaatgtagtgtaaagcgctttggggtcctatggactagaaaagcgctatacaaatgcaggccatttaccatttaccatattttCCACCTTACATGTTCAGGTGGCCAATGACCGCTGGGCTTCGTCCGTCCTCTCCTGGTTGTTCTGTCGGAGACACAAGGCACCAAGGGCGCTGTATATGCAGCTGGCTCTGGAGCTGCAGGAAGGCAGTGAGTGGCCCCCCCAACCCTCCGCTGTCACCTATGCCAGTGACCTAAAATCCAGCATCTCTGACCTCAATGTGACTGCCAACCAAAACTCAACACAGGCTAAACCTGAAGCTTCCCTAAAGCTTGTATGATGGTTTAATTCACCTCCTCAAAATGGGCAAACACCCTGTACTTCTATCGTAGCCGTACTGTCGTATCTCGCTACTGAAACTTGAGCCAGAGGATTATTAAAGGAAAAGCTTGGCATTATTTGTTTTCTCGGTCAATGTTCAATGTCTCATTAAATTTAGCCTAGCACCAAGCCTGGAAACTGGGGGGAATAGCTACCTTAGCAAACATGCTACCTTGGGCCCCATGAGGGGTTACTGTGGGCAGTCACATGGGCCACAGTGTCTGAGAACCAGTATGAAATGTAGGACGCATCGGGGCCCCGAACTGTAGAGCAGAGTGTGGGCTTACTCACTGCAGGCCTGTAATGGGCCACACAGTTGGTTCCTCTCTGCACATAGTACTGGCTGCCCCACTGGGGCCTAACTGTACCTGACAGTGCAGGTTTAAGCCATGCATTTCGTGTGAGTCCCAAGGTAGGCTGCAAAACTGGGCCCCTATGTGCTCTATCAGATACTGAGATATGATATAATTATAGCTCATTGAGTACATATTTTCCACCTCACATGCATCAAACTGGAGTGAAGAGTGGACCAGAATGTcactcaaacaaaaaacaacaaactactTAGGGGGTCACCACAACAGGCAGCTGCTCATATttaatttggcagatttttacacGACTTTCCTGAAGTCCATTCCATATCAACAACATCCAGCCATTGCAATTTTGCCTTTGAACTACCAGAGTTTTATATGGGCTATGTGTTACCAGAGAAGACCCTTATGGAGACCCAAAAGGGAAAACTGCTATGGGCTGCACTTAGGCTTTCTTTAAGGAAGCTCAAAACATGCATGTGTGGTTTTTCCTGCCCACACAGCACAGTTCACTCAAATCTGCCCACTATGGACTCACATGGTGGCATTTTTTTGTTGGGCATCCTGTCTCTGTGCAAAGCTAGGCTCTAATAGGCATTCCCTCTTGTTGCTACACTTGGTGTTAAGCTAATATTAATTGCTGGTTGCTGTGCAGGCATGGTACTGGTATTGTCTTGTAGTGCCAACCGTTAGTAGCTTAAAAGAAAATCAAGTACTGCTCTGGACACTAGACACTGGGAATGGTCAGATTAATCTTTccattgttttgagttttttcattATGCCCCACTCTTTGAAATATCTGAAAGTCTGACACTGAACAAAAGATCAGCTCTATCACATGGATACACTGCCCTCCTGCTGTTTTTACCATTCAGTTACATTGCTGCTGGTAGAACTTCAAAGCTGTACAAATTCAAAGAAACTTTCAAAGAAACGTGAGAGATTTAACGCCTGTTCATGGGCGTAAATGGTACTTTCCGATTTCTGAGGCAGAAAACATTCCACTGTTGGAttcttagtctttttttttttttttttttttagttgcttTGCCTGAATTTCTTCCTGTGGAAgtgaaaagcagaaaaatatcAGTTGAAATTCTTTTTATTGCGCATTTCaccatttaacatcacaaaggtacTGAAGAATAATAATGTTTTGATTAATTAATCAAACCCAATCATTAAAACACTTGCTGctataaaatgttttaacagCTAATTTTAATGTCTAATTTtgtaaacaaatatatatattttaagcagttttaaaatgtaattttaaattatgtgATGAAATGTTCTTTCTTAAtgcaaaacagaacatttttaacagaaactgtaacatgtttgtgctttctttcttatctggatcatgcaaaaaaaaaaaatgttttgtgtttgctcTGCAGAACTTCCATTTCAATTTGCAATAAATCTGTATCTGAAGCCACTCTTGCGTGCTTCGTGGGGGGCTGACCTTGGTCACACTTTTTCAGCCTAGACTTACTGATCAATTATGGGCTTTCCCAGCCTCCTCGCTGCCTGGCATATGGGTGCTTAAAGGCGCCAGAGTGGAGGAGAAAGAGGGGTATCATTTCATGTGGAGATCAGGGCCTATAGGCAGTGAATGGGTGGATTTAGAGGAGACTGTGAATGAGAGAAGGGGGTCCTCGCttgtaccaaaaaaaaaagagaaaagaatctCCCACAGATCAGGGGAAGAGCCTTTTTGGGAATATTCatgatgaggatgaggaggCATCATGAAttcatgtgtgtctgtgaatcCCGCGGATCATCTTTTCGGTAAACACGATGTCCACAGAGCCAGGATGTCgtgctttctgtctgtgtttgcgATGTAGTTTCGTGGATAGTGTTGCCTCTCCACAAAGCAATATGGGTTTTTGTGTACTCTCTGCTGTATTCCTTTTGTATCAGTAGAGGAACAGATGGAGAGTGGTAGAAGGACATAAAGAAGCTAAAACACACAGTCTTTCTTCCTCACAGCTAGCTACTCGCTGAAAAAGGTTTTCTCAAGCTTGCACTCAGACGTGCGCTATTTCAAGCATTTTAGactttttctcccccccccgcccacatgttttgggttttttttgctttttcttttggtGTTGTGTATTTCCAAGACGTGGGCCCGTGGTGCACAGTCTGTCTGCTGATTGTAACAGTGTCTGCTCAGGATATTTTGCATAGTAACGGCCCCCAAAGGCACACTTTTCTCCACCATACGTTGTTCTTTTAGGTGTTACGCATGTTTTTGCACatcactgtcctgcagcttCTTCAACGTTGTTGGACCCCCCTTAAGACCCTTGATTAATACTCGGGACACAAGGCCAACCTGATGCTCGCTTACTTACGCCTGGCCTCATTTTACAGATGACACAAAGGCTCCCATGTTCGGTAAAAGGTCCGTGACCCACCAGACGGTCACAAAGCCCTTCTCCTCCCTCATGTCACCTAAGCATGGGTTCCCTCACTGGGCCTTGGTGGCGTTCCTGTCCCCCCTTCCTTTATCAGTCCTTCCAGGCCTGAATGGGCTCTGTGGTTGGTCAATAAATTCAGTGATTCAGGGGGTGGACAGTTGCAGCCGTGTTAACGTTTGTTCACAGGCTTGTCGGAGGGAAGGGCCCCGCCCCACGGCCCTTTGTCTCCTGTGGTCTCTCATCAGGTTAGAAGTCAATGGAGGGCCTTGTGCGGAGGTGGCAGGGGCATGGATGGAGCCGCCTCTCACATGGCCTTCACACAGGGGGAGGACCGGTTCGGATCACTGCGACACTTGTTAGAGTGAGGCCGCACAACATTTGCCGGGGTTGCTCTCCCTGAGGGCGCTTTAAACAAACTAATGGTTAGAGGCTGCAGAGTTGCACTGGGGTAAGATGATCTGCACTCGGAGGCCTGCGGTGGCCAAACTGAAAAGGAGCGCACAAGTGTATCTTACAATCTCCATTTACAGATCTGACTGAGAGCAAAAAGAGGTCAGGCCTTCATTTACGGTGACACTATTTAAATTTGGACTAGAATGGAACCAATGCATTTCAGTGGCCCCTGAAGGTGCCACAGTGTTGCTGAGTTATGGCCGTTTTCTCAGGCTCAGCTGGGCCGAAGCATGGGAACAGACACAAACGGGAGAAAAGGGAGACAGAGAGCCATAGATGGAGCaagacacaaacagtggagggcTTTAGGAGACAGAAAACAGTGGACAGAAAAAGACGCACTGTGACTGAAGAGGGACTTAGAGGCATGACTGAGGCCTAACTGTCATGAGAAGATGAGAGTTGCCATGGCCACCCAGGAGCCACCCAGCAAGCATGTGAGCAGGGGAGACTCGGGGGCCAGGGGCCTGGGCCTGGGCTGGTGGATCACATGCACTAACCAGGGATTATGTGCATAAGTGATGAGTGCTAAGCCGGCAGGTGAAGAAGGGAGGCCCGGGGACAAGGAGCGGGCCATCCCTCAGGACGGCTCCCTCTGTAAAGAGCAGGGACTTTTTTTTTGCCAAGTGAGGCTGATCTGCTGTGTGAAGGGGACTCAGCCAGAGGTCCTCGAGTGCTGAAAGGGCATCCCCCAGGCTGCTTTCACAGCATAAGTGGCCAAAACGCTGGTCTTGTGAGTCATCTTGAGTGGCAAGAATGGGGCATCTTCACATTCATAAAtcccaacacaaacacactcatggATATAGACTAAGCTTGGGTGAGGATAAGCGCCACATGGTGGGACATCATCAGGGCTCTTCTTGAGGGACGCTTTTTGATTGTTGCAAATATTAAAAGAACAGATCActcaacacacaaacagaacaaaaaaagatCCAGTTTAACCCCTAGCTAAGTTTATTTTACGGTATATTTATAGACAAGACGCTCTTTTTCTAGGCAGGATCAGAAGGTTCACAAGTTGCTTTACTGCAGCGAATCAGCGCTCATCATATCAATGGCCTTACAGGAATGTGTTTGAACCATGATGGCACAAAGAAATCACATTCCCAAAGATTCCACGGAGAGAAAACAGTTCACCAATCTACCCCCAGTACCTTTTCAAGACGGTGGTATCCCTGAACATATTAACATGTAAATACACTTAGATACTTTGACAATGCACTGAAATGCATATAATCTACATGCTAACTAGCGCTTTAAAGAGTTTCCACTGCTGAATGTGGTTTAGGCAACACTTTCATGTCTgggttttaaaaattaaatgtgaGGCCTCTCTTAGAATTTCTCAAAGCGGTTTTCAATTTGATGAGGGATAAGGCGATGACTGGGTTTCCCTTTCAAAGGGGGAGACCCAGATTTCAATAAGACTTCAGTCTCCTTGCCTTTGGCTTCAAGTTGAAGATCTAAATGATGCCTTTTTCTTTtatgagaagaagaagaaaccctATGTTAGGTAACAGATGGCAGGTTGTTGTGCTGAAATACCAGTTGCTATGCTCCCCCTTTTCCTCCGCAGCTTCACTTGCCATAGCTAAGCATCCCATCAGAAGCTGGTGTACTGACTTGGAATAAGCTGACTTGAAACTGCTCAGGTTGTTGTTGACAAACATGAGCCTAGATGAGTCTGCTAATCTCCTGGTCCTTTATCTGCTCTTTATTGCCGTATAAACAGGGCTGAATACACCAAAAAAACTAAACCTCTGTTTGCAGCCTTCTCTTATCTCACACAGGGTTTAATCTGATGCCCTCTCCCTCTTTTTACATCTCTGCCTCTGCTAAATCTGCTAAATTCAGCCATATTTTTGATTCAGCACATCACCATGACAACCGGTTATTTCCCATCCCGGAGAAGCCGCCCCCCACCTCACTCCCATGCTCCTCTTCTCCATTGATACTGCTACCTCCCCCCTaccccttcttttttttgtccaaataaaacaaagcaaagagtgAATGCTCTCTGAGGTAGGTAAATGTATTCAGTGACATCAGCCAGGACTAGTCTATTCTGCTGGATTCCTGTACCACTTGTTTCCAGCCTTGTCTGGGGGCTGGACACTCTGTTGGCCCCATTGTCCCACGTGTATTCCTCACAGGCCTGCAATTAATGGAAGCCTTGTCTAAGGCCTCTGGAGCAGAAACTGCTGTTGGGGAGGGGGACAATAGGCGGGCCGAGCTGGGGCTGGGAGTCGCAAAGGGTGGGAGGGCCTCCCCCTCCTTCTTCTTTAAGGGGGAATTCAAAGGCCGAAGACGGGACGGAGAGTAAGCTGAGCACTGGATGAGATGTTTAAGCGATCCCTTCTGTCTGTGCCCTCCCCTCCTGGCTTGAGATGTTTTCATGCCAGCAGTTGAAAGGGAATCTTTGCAGTATTTGATGATGAGGATGGTCATTTCACTGCCCACACAGAGGTGGCGGCTGGGTGGAGGAGGAATCACGGCCGCAGCCTTCAGGTGAAGATGGGAGAGGAGTGTGACTGCTGCCCGCTTTCTAACCTCTACCTACAAAGACATTTCATCCATACGTGACTTTTAATCACTTTTACTGTTGTTATTTTAATGCTTTACATGTGCCGAGAAAAGAATCGCTGCTATGTTTTGTGCTGATCGTGGTATAAATCTCTGGACAGGGGACAGCTTCACATGCCAGAGCTATATCTTTATAGAGAGGTTAAACTGCTGGACTTAAAGCATGTTTGAAATTATGTTGTGAATGAAACAATGTTTTAAGGAAACATGGGAGGGAAAAaatttgtttgtgcaggtaaaGATAACTCTATACTTGTGTCATAGGGTGTAATTAGCTACATCCTCTAATTGAAAAGGAGGCAAATCTTCCTGAAGGCAAAGGCTATTGATCATAAGTagtatttcattatattcattCTTCTTGTATGATATGTATTAAGTGTTATATTATCCGCTTTCCAAAGAAATCTCATAAAGTTTGAACATTTCTTAATGTTGAACACTGACCAAACTCCCAAACTCCCCCTTGATAAACACCTGACTGTATGATCGCTGGCATCGACATGCTGTGTGTTTGGAAATGTAAGCCAAATGTGGTCAAAGTATATAAGAATCAAGAATAATTCATACATTTAAGGCCCTGTTTTCCTCAGCTTGTCACTATCTGTCACGCGTTACACCCGGATAGCTCGGACCGCCCCACCCTAGAGTTCCCACACTGATACAGATCAGGATTGTGCTGTAAACCTAATTTCTACATCGCCATCTGCACAACCGGGGCCTGTTTATGTCCCCCAACAGAGCTGGTAGGATGTAATTTAGTGCTGCACCAAGTGTCTCATCTGCTGCATGCAGAACCTCTTTGTAATTTAGCAGCTTTGAAAGCATTCAGCTTCAAGATTAACAGAGCATTTAATGCAAGCAGCCACTGAATCTGATGCTCtgatgtgagtgtttgtgtgtcacggATCAAAAGGTTTTGTGTTTGAGAGCATCTGAACTGTGTGTTGTGGAACAAAAATAATCTTCAATAATGTTTCCATAAGGACAAACATGCAACAGCACTCTGCTGACAGCTTGACAGTGACTTTATTACTGACAATGAAAGACTGGTTCTACTTCAGGTTTCATCCTGTtataagggagtttttccttcccactgttgccaagtgcttgctcgcAGGATTTCGTCTGATTGTtgacattttctctgtattattgtggtgttagggagtttttattgttttatttgcttatgCTTCAAAAGTTATGTTACACATATTCCACCAGACACAGTTTTCCgtagaaacaggaagctgaccctGTGACACTGGGATTTACCATAAGAGACCAGCACAGAAATACATATCCGCAGAAGTTGACTTGCATTATATTATTCTTAGAAATTGACTTGCAACACACATactttgtgacacacacacacacacacagcttgcatgcagacagcatcaggacctgcgtaacagaaaatgtgattatatttgcatattgacgatgtaacctataaaaataaacgaATACTGCAGTTCGGTGTGATTTGCTCTGAGCTTTTCACCCGTGCCGCACGTTGTCAATCTtaagtgtctcagtgttgtttactcacctgactgtttgttaactgtaaatctctgacatGTGGGTTCTTTcaaaaataatcaataaatATGAAGCATATTTTATAtagattttatataaataaaattgaatttaactgAGCGAACTTTCTTTTAATTCTGAGGAATGGGTATAATTAGGTTTATATGAGGTGATCCCAGTCTTGGCTGCAGGTTTGACAATTTCATTTGACTTCACTTGATACCAGCTCGTGTCAGGAAGCCAGTGGTGCTTGAAGTTTGTCTGGctcacacagacaggaagtcttGGATGCAAACGATGACCTGCTTCTGGGGTCATTTCACCTCTGAGGACTCTATCTGAAAGGATCGAGCTAACTCCCGATAGAAACCTGGACTAGATGGAGATGTCTCTCAACATATATGTTAATGAAACACGTTACAGATGGCATGTGCACTGACGCCAGGAGATGAGTGGTTTATCACAGAGATATTGAGTGTGCTTGCAGGTAAACAATTGCAAATTCAAGACAACAAGCGCTTACAGGTACCAGAAAATTACAGAAGCTACTTAAATGCCACACAAAATGATAACTGATAAAAATCTGCATAAAATCTCTTGTGTTTTTATACGTGCAGAAGTATGATTTATCACAGATATAAGCTTTGAAGGAAAAGATGAGAATATAACATATTTAAAGATGAATAACAGTCAGTAATAGGTATAAATTAGGATTAAGAAAATCAGGACAGAAGGGTAAAAATATCAATTCAGGTGTTTgtcataaaacacaaaagattgtattgtttttcatcttcagaaggattttaaatacgTCTTTACTTTCTGCTTTAAACTCTCTGATAGTAGACACGAGATGTCAGAGGTCAAGCCAGTGAAGACAGCTCAGTGCTTCAGAGATTTTCTTCACTGGACATCAGGCCTGGAGTGTGTCAGAAACTCTTTACTTCAAATTCAGAAGCACTCAGTGAACAACCCCGTCCCACCCCTCCCCAACGAAACTGGGAGTGTGAATGCGAGTGAGATATTCCTCTCagtacacaaaaacacacaaaaacacatgtacAGTCACGCAAATACACATCAAAGTCCGGAACATTGAAACTCCACTTTCTGTCAGTGTTAGGAAGTTTAACAATAGACTGAATCCCGGAGATATCTTAATATAAGAAAGCAAGTGCCATTTCAACAGCACATGTCAGTTCTTCAGcatgacaaacacacagacaaacagatatTTGTATAGTAGACAGTAAATAGGGGCCATCCATAGGAAATGCCGTAAAACCTGAAAATCCAGCTAAAAGTTCAACATTTATGCCAtaatatttttcacattttcctttGCTGACTGATTCTGGCTTCTGGGCCTTACGGTTAACACCCCTGATCTAGACACATTTTAAAGTAACTAATTTAAATACAAGACGGGAAAACGTAACCTCCTCTccaatatttgttttaaatgtcaaTAATAATGGACACAATCAACGCTCACCTTCCAAACGAAAAGGTGTAGAGCAAAGACAGTTTAGGCTCAGGAGAAAAGTGCTGACTGATcgcaaataaatgaaattaatgattgctcttttttttttatagttaaACGCACAGACAAACGCCAAGTAAAGAAACATCTTTGaaaccttttcttttaaaaaaaatatgaagagaataattaacaggaagaaaagtaAGAGACGCTTGACACAGGAGAGGTCTTATATTAatcttaaaattattattattagattagtctaaagcaaaaaacaaacaaacactgaattAATTCGAGGAGAAACGAAATTAAGACAATCAAACTGAAATTTAATGACTACATATTTTAGCTGTAAGTTTTTATCCAGCACAAGAGAGACACAAACAAAGCGGAAAAGCAgctttaatttatgttttacaGTCTCgtttaaaaacagataaaacagcgtGCTGTTTGTTTTACCCCGAGAGCACATCAGTGGCGTCTTTAGTGGAGCGGGACGCCTCATTTGCAGCAGGAGAACTGGTGCTCAGacatttctctcctcactcACGCTGCCTTTGTAAAACACTCTTTCAGCATCCTGACAGGTAGCCAATGAGAGCGTCCTGTCGCACGAGCCCGCCGCCTCCCCGCCGCCGTGTCCCGCGCGCTCATTGGACAGACGGCTGAAACCCAGGGAACCCGCACACGAGCCGCTCGCGTGCAGGCCCCAGCTGTATAAAAGAAACCCGAGGAGCCCGTAACAGGAGCGGTCTGGATGTCAGCTTGGCGAGTGGACAGAAGTCGCTTTTGAGCGGTGGTGTTGTCATCGACGAGGATCTCCGAGGTCTGCCAGGAGAAGGCGGGACACACTGAACTGGACTTTTTACTGCTGGGTATTCGCAGACCGCTTCTGCTGGTTTTCTTTTACTGATACTGAACTGAAGATGCCAGCCGGTACTTTAGAGAGAGCATCTCCGTCCGCTGTGGCTGCCACCCCTACAAGTGGCGACTCCACGCCCGAGAAACCCCGGGCTTTGACAGAGAGCAGAAAGGTCGGTTAAATGAGCTCTTTACACCGGTGTTTAATTGTTTGATATTTCTAcgaaaaactgtctaaactgCGTTCCCCCCCCTCTTCCAAGTCTTCCAAACCAATCATGGAAAAGCGGAGACGCGCGCGCATCAATGAGAGCCTGGGTCAGCTGAAGACCCTCATCCTGGACGCACTCAAGAAAGACGTAAGGAGACGCACAGGCTAACAATCCAGTTAGATGTAAACATCTGTGAATTAAAAAAGCAAATTTaaaattttcaatattttttttctatttagagctccagacactctaaactgGAGAAGGCTGACATCCTTGAGATGACTGTGAAGCACCTCAGGAACCTGCAGCGACTTCAGATGACTGGTATGTAACTGCCATTTCTGGATGTTTACTGGAGAGCACTGAGTCTTGGAGGAGTAACTTTAGATGGCACACATGGCCCATCTTTCTCCAAGATTTATTGCCCAACCCGCATGTATGTTTGCCCTGTAGTATTCATTTCACATGCATCTCTCCATCTATCTatttatctgtctgtctgtatttatgcatttttcttttcttttccagctgCTGCAAACACAGACCCCTTCGTTCTGGGTAAATACAGAGCCGGATTCAGTGAGTGTGTAGGAGAAGTCACCCGTTTCCTGTCCACGTGCGAAGGGGTGAACACAGAGGTGAGGACTCGCCTCCTCAGCCACCTGGCAGCCTGCGTGGCCCAAATCAATACTCTGAACTTCTATGGACCTCACCTCGGTGCGGTTGGACTCGGACAGACCGGCACACAGATTCCAGTCGCTTCAGTCCCACAGATACCCTGCAAAAGCAATTCGCTCATGCACGCTCCCCCAGAATCGATGAAACTCTATGGAGGCTTCCAAGTGGTGCCCACGCCCGATGGACAGTTTGCGTTTCTCGTGCCCAGTGCAGCCCTCGGACCTCTGACCGCACAGAATGGTCACCACGTGTCACCTGTTGCACCGGCTGTCACCTCAGACTCTGTGTGGAGGCCGTGGTAGGAAGGAGTAGATTTTGAGGAGAAGAGTACTTTCACACTGTAAATcctatttttgtatattttgtacattttgttaTTACACTGAGGAAACTTTAGACACAGTTATGTTTTTTTATATGGACTATAAAAGTTATTCTGGGCCTCTTTTCTTACTGTGGGGTTTCTATTTTTGATACTGCACAGTTTATTTTGCCTCTGGGCTGAGAAGCCCCCGAAAAGCACTGTAttttctgaaataaataaaatggtttTATGTTTACAGCAATACTTGCAGGATtggtgactttttctttttctccaaaaaaatacttttacatTACCCATCACACTTGAATGGCTTATGATATCAGTGTTACTGCATTCCCCTAGTTTAGGGTCCAGTTCAGTCTATGTTGCTTACAGAAAATGCTGTTAATTGCTATACTTATAACTATAAATCATCTCAAAGCAGTCCTCTAAAAATAGACCCCCTCCTGTGTGTCGTGTTATCACTTGTCATCCCTTCTGCAGTTAGgagaaatctgttttctgctggAACTAAATACCTCTCTAAGAAGGTGTGGAACCTGAGAGGCTGTGTTGAATCTAAAAGGCGTGCTGCCAGCCCAGAGAGGAGGGCGTGTTGGCTTCTGCAGACACGCGCAGCCCTGCttgtgctgctgccagatgGGAAATCATGTTAAAATAAACTGGAAGACCAGTCATGATAAGATCCCGGTATTACTCAAGGATTAAATGCGGATTAAATTTCGAAAAATTTGATGCTGTTATTTAAACTTTTTGACAAAGCAGGCTGTAAATGTGTCTGAAACAATTTGATGATGTGAGTACGATGATGTAAAACACCCTCTCTGCAGCAGCCCTGCAGAGACGCTCCAACCCCTGTGGTGGACAGTTGAAGGCCTGACTGTCCCAGCGTGTGTCCTGAGCGTGGTGCTCGCACAGCGGGCTGCAAGCAGAGCGTGACCAGAGGTCACAGGTGCCCCTCATTCACACTCCCAACACAACGCAGCTCCATCAGCATGTTGCCTTAAATCTGGCAACCCATCAACTGACCTGGGAGCCTGTCACCAAAAGACGGGGCCTCTCTTTGACAGCGTCACACAGTGGCACCTCTGAAGGCAAACACTCACACCATCCATAGTCATTTGACGGCTTCTGATTTCAAATCCATGGAATTTAAAGGGATTTGATCCTAACAGAGAAGCATTTAGATTAACTAAATTTAAGGAACTGAATTTAAATCTGAATTTCTTACTAAATGAACCAAATTAACACGTCTGCCACCCTGTCAAAAACATTAAACTCAACTTGTGCAAACGACTCAGTCGTGTTAAGTTCACGTCTCTGTTTTGGCAGAGCTGCAAGAAGATCGACGCTAAGGAGgactaaaagacaaaaatagagCTGCCCCCTCCTATCAGAGCATCCTTTGAGAACACCCTcggaaagacaaaaacaaagacggGC
It includes:
- the LOC101482682 gene encoding transcription factor HES-1-B, which produces MPAGTLERASPSAVAATPTSGDSTPEKPRALTESRKSSKPIMEKRRRARINESLGQLKTLILDALKKDSSRHSKLEKADILEMTVKHLRNLQRLQMTAAANTDPFVLGKYRAGFSECVGEVTRFLSTCEGVNTEVRTRLLSHLAACVAQINTLNFYGPHLGAVGLGQTGTQIPVASVPQIPCKSNSLMHAPPESMKLYGGFQVVPTPDGQFAFLVPSAALGPLTAQNGHHVSPVAPAVTSDSVWRPW